In the Quercus lobata isolate SW786 chromosome 5, ValleyOak3.0 Primary Assembly, whole genome shotgun sequence genome, one interval contains:
- the LOC115991120 gene encoding FBD-associated F-box protein At5g22730-like gives MTASRIGAVIRNDKGEVMVALSSKGPMMTDSEEAEVLACRKALEFVVEVGFFKLVIEGDNINVMQKICKIMDVSFPLNSGKNRKFRKKQNAKKRRKQIDDLPDPIIQHILSYLSTEEAVRTSILSKRWKYLWTSIPKLDFDEGALDRRMISVVKHKVQELDLYLINFQEPLALPPCLFTCESLEVLILHTFHSLKLPSSISFSSLKFLALEKVIFSDDHSTQQLFTGCPILEDLSIIDCIWKNVKAVCISSPMLQRFFITDTYLLDDENDDKDDMNAEADDQNDFNGCQVVIFGTSLKSFSFDGQLINDYCFYNPSSIVDASIQLNKRDAEYDFLDAHRVFKLLSGLGNVEKLTLDVDALEVLSYAKELFAHLPVFYKLTRLNVESGFPIEFDLEALLTIIRNSPCLNYLSFGTVCLPTYCGNHDLIMNPVPSCFVTNLETIEIFGFRGAEKEMHAVKILLGSASVLERIVIICDEFYFEFHGDLEKKQKEIFEQILLFPRGSRSCTVHFLLGICKAPRYSG, from the exons ATGACAGCATCTAGAATTGGAGCGGTTATTCGGAATGACAAAGGAGAGGTTATGGTAGCGCTATCGTCTAAAGGCCCAATGATGACTGATAGTGAGGAGGCAGAGGTGTTGGCATGCAGGAAAGCTCTGGAGTTCGTGGTGGAAGTTGGTTTCTTTAAATTAGTCATTGAAGGAGACAACATCAACGTTATGCA GAAAATCTGCAAAATTATGGATGTAAGCTTTCCATTAAACAGTGGCAAGAACCGAAAGTTCAGAAAGAAACAGAATGCtaagaagagaagaaagcaaATTGACGATTTACCTGACCCAATTATTCAGCACATTTTGTCATACCTTTCAACCGAAGAAGCTGTTAGAACAAGCATATTATCAAAAAGATGGAAATACCTATGGACATCCATCCCCAAACTCGATTTTGATGAAGGGGCACTGGATAGGAGGATGAT TTCTGTTGTGAAGCATAAGGTTCAAGAGTTAGATCTGTATCTTATAAACTTTCAAGAACCATTAGCATTGCCGCCTTGCTTATTTACTTGTGAATCATTAGAAGTATTGATACTTCACACGTTCCACTCTCTCAAGCTTCCTTCAAGCATTAGTTTTTCTAGTCTCAAGTTTTTGGCTCTTGAGAAAGTTATATTTTCCGATGATCATTCAACACAACAGCTCTTTACGGGTTGCCCAATCCTGGAGGACTTATCTATAATTGACTGCATTTGGAAAAATGTCAAGGCTGTTTGTATCTCTTCTCCTATGCTTCAAAGGTTTTTCATAACTGATACCTACCTATTAGATGATGAAAATGATGATAAAGATGACATGAATGCTGAGGCAGATGATCAGAATGATTTTAATGGTTGTCAAGTTGTGATTTTTGGAACTAGTTTgaaatccttttcttttgatgGTCAACTCATAAATGATTATTGCTTCTACAACCCATCCTCAATAGTTGATGCGTCTATTCAATTGAACAAAAGAGACGCAGAATATGATTTCCTAGATGCTCATCGTGTATTTAAGCTTCTTAGCGGGCTTGGTAATGTGGAAAAGCTGACACTAGATGTTGATGCTCTTGAG GTTCTCAGTTATGCAAAAGAGTTATTTGCCCATCTGCCtgtattttataaattgaccCGTCTCAATGTCGAAAGTGGGTTTCCAATAGAATTTGATCTTGAGGCACTGCTGACCATAATCCGGAACTCTCCATGTCTTAACTATCTTAGTTTTGGGACG GTCTGCCTACCCACATATTGTGGAAATCATGATTTGATAATGAACCCAGTGCCTTCATGTTTCGTGACAAACCTCGAGACTATCGAAATTTTTGGCTTTCGTGGAGCTGAAAAAGAGATGCATGCAGTAAAGATTTTACTTGGAAGTGCGTCAGTTTTGGAGAGGATTGTCATTATCTGCGATGAATTTTATTTCGAATTCCATGGGGACTTAGAGAAGAAGCAAAAGGAAATTTTTGAACAGATACTGTTGTTCCCCAGAGGGTCAAGGAGCTGTACAGTTCATTTCCTTTTGGGTATTTGTAAGGCTCCGCGTTATAGTGGCTAA
- the LOC115992473 gene encoding putative F-box/FBD/LRR-repeat protein At1g78840, with product MSLKFFVYEGRLKNDYCFCNPLSLVEACINVDGRQIEVAYHANKLIKELSNVESLVLTPQTFEALDYKEEFIAHLPKFHNLTHLEFYMGFVDMASGALMKVFQNSLCLASLELNGGIELTKEDWKLDHVPPCFLTQLKTIKIGDFLGTEEEVLVVRTLLQNTAVLERMVISWSKEFSGQDQKQKAVNDHLLTLPKVSLNCVISFS from the exons ATGAGTCTCAAATTCTTTGTTTACGAAGGTAGATTAAAGAatgattattgtttttgtaatccATTGTCATTGGTTGAGGCTTGTATTAATGTGGATGGAAGACAGATAGAAGTTGCTTATCATGCAAACAAGCTTATAAAAGAGCTTTCTAACGTAGAAAGTCTAGTACTGACACCTCAAACATTTGAG GCCCTCGACTACAAAGAAGAATTCATTGCTCATCTACCCAAGTTTCATAACCTGACCCATCTTGAATTTTACATGGGTTTTGTGGACATGGCTTCTGGAGCACTAATGAAAGTATTCCAAAACTCGCTGTGTCTTGCTTCTCTTGAATTGAACGGG GGTATTGAACTAACCAAGGAGGATTGGAAATTGGATCACGTGCCTCCATGCTTCTTAACACAACTTAAGACTATCAAAATTGGTGATTTTCTTGGAACTGAAGAAGAAGTACTTGTGGTGAGGACTTTGCTTCAGAATACAGCAGTCTTAGAAAGAATGGTTATATCTTGGTCTAAAGAATTCTCAGGGCAAGATCAAAAGCAAAAGGCAGTTAATGATCATCTACTAACACTTCCAAAAGTGTCACTGAATTGtgttatttctttctcttga
- the LOC115991455 gene encoding polyadenylation and cleavage factor homolog 4-like, translating to MDSEKLSSVNLRATTATATTEKPPPPPILERFRALLKQRDEELRASAGGEVDDDDEIDESFVVPPPSSEEIVELYEMFLGELTFNSKPVITDLTIIAGEQKEHGKGIADAICARIIEVPVEQKLPSLYLLDSIVKNIGRDYVRHFSPRLPEVFCEAYRQVQPNQYNSMRHLFGTWSAVFPPSVLNKIEAQLQFSPSVNNQSSVLATMRASESPRPTHGIHVNPKYLRQLEHSTLDTNIRHPRGTSALKMYGQKPAIPYDEFDPGHAEVVSSQVGAPRLSSTGDAGHTPFAFGANKAHPPSTARLARPSSPSRTGPDRSLSLAGDEFAAENSPRRFIDRASPSHPFEYGLGRAIGRDDETSGWQRKHYSDNNQKTTAVYHLGNGHEHQRPRALIDAYGNDTGKRSYNNKPLQVQRLDTNDIDSKVAPASWQNTEEEEFNWEDMSPNLGDRGTSNDFLSSAVPPFGSFRTRPGFGVQSAAPLEPDNRSSWSSQAQLPAVDDSSINAEDPVSLSSFGRGSTRKISGFRTERNQIRDSRYPQEAWNMPPHLAKGRERNFHMPLLASGTSPSDCEKMSPLIDKLPDADPQICGPPTITSRIGPSLDSFGVEPRPGVVPSYMGVRPPLNVHNSHPPHLLPNFMQQKHMRSQFQSINTSNTVNNLGPNRSFYIPEQQMDGFGNKELSSTKLQQLPSQHAGLIPLSQAQVTPLQPQFLPSQDVHQSAAAVLPPHFLAAPLNHGYNSRGHGATVSTGPSNPVPGVQLNILNRPLHLQGGSLPPLPPGPPPVPPQMMSLTQNAVPGVSSQQPSTAFPGLFDSLMAQGLISLNKQAQDSVGVEFNADLLKVRHESAINALYADLPRQCTTCGLRFKSQEEHRSHMDWHVTKNRMSKNRKQKPSRKWFVSVSMWLSGAEALGAEAVPGFLPTESVVEKKDDEEMAVPADEDQNACALCGEPFEEFYSDEAEEWMYKGAIYSNAPNGLTVGMDRSQLGPIVHAKCRSESSVVSSEDFRQEEGGITAEGSQRKRMRI from the exons atggaCTCCGAAAAGCTCTCCTCCGTTAACCTTAGGGCCACCACCGCGACCGCTACTACCGAAAAGCCTCCTCCACCGCCGATTCTCGAGCGGTTCAGGGCGCTGCTGAAGCAGCGAGACGAAGAGCTCAGGGCTTCGGCCGGAGGAGAAGTCGACGACGACGATGAAATCGACGAGAGCTTCGTCGTTCCGCCGCCGAGTTCCGAGGAAATTGTGGAGCTCTACGAGATGTTTTTGGGGGAGCTTACTTTCAATTCGAAGCCAGTTATTACGGATCTCACAATAATCGCCGGCGAGCAGAAGGAGCACGGGAAAGGCATCGCGGATGCGATTTGCGCCCGGATTATCGAG GTCCCAGTCGAGCAAAAACTTCCTTCACTATATCTTTTAGACAGTATTGTCAAGAATATTGGCCGTGATTACGTAAGGCATTTCTCTCCCCGTCTGCCTGAG gTTTTCTGTGAGGCATACAGGCAAGTTCAGCCAAATCAGTATAATTCTATGCGACATCTCTTTGGCACCTGGTCAGCAGTATTTCCACCTTCTGTCCTTAATAAGATTGAGGCACAACTGCAATTTTCTCCTTCAGTAAATAATCAATCATCTGTCTTGGCTACCATGAGGGCTTCTGAATCTCCACGACCAACACATGGCATTCATGTTAACCCAAAGTACCTGCGTCAGTTGGAACATTCAACTCTGGATACT AATATTCGGCATCCTAGAGGAACTTCAGCTTTAAAAATGTATGGTCAAAAACCTGCCATTCCATATGATGAGTTTGATCCTGGTCATGCAGAGGTTGTATCCTCACAGGTTGGAGCCCCAAGATTGAGCTCAACTGGAGATGCAGGTCATACACCTTTTGCCTTTGGGGCTAATAAGGCGCATCCACCTTCAACTGCCAGACTTGCAAGACCCTCTTCGCCTTCAAGAACTGGGCCTGATAGGTCTTTATCATTAGCAGGTGATGAATTTGCTGCAGAAAATTCTCCTAGAAGGTTTATTGATAGGGCCTCTCCATCTCATCCATTTGAGTATGGACTTGGTAGAGCAATTGGTAGAGATGATGAAACAAGTGGCTGGCAGAGAAAACACTATTCTGATAATAATCAGAAAACTACTGCAGTATACCACCTTGGTAATGGACATGAGCACCAAAGACCGAGAGCTTTAATTGATGCATATGGAAATGACACGGGGAAGAGATCTTATAACAATAAGCCTCTGCAGGTTCAACGCCTGGACACAAATGATATAGACAGTAAGGTCGCTCCAGCATCATGGCAGAATACTGAAGAGGAAGAGTTTAATTGGGAAGATATGAGCCCCAATTTAGGAGACCGTGGTACAAGTAATGATTTCTTGTCATCAGCTGTTCCACCATTTGGGAGCTTTAGAACAAGGCCGGGTTTTGGAGTGCAGAGTGCTGCCCCTTTGGAGCCTGATAATAGGAGCAGTTGGTCTAGTCAGGCTCAGCTTCCTGCAGTTGATGATTCTTCTATAAATGCTGAAGATCCAGTCTCCTTATCAAGT TTTGGTCGTGGATCAACGCGGAAGATATCTGGATTCCGAACTGAGAGAAATCAGATTCGGGATTCTCGCTATCCTCAGGAGGCCTGGAATATGCCTCCCCATCTCGCCAAAGGAAGAGAGAGGAATTTCCATATGCCCTTATTGGCAAGCGGTACATCTCCATCAGATTGTGAAAAAATGTCTCCTCTTATAGATAAGCTTCCAGATGCTGACCCACAAATTTGCGGACCCCCTACAATTACATCAAGAATTGGTCCTAGTCTTGACTCTTTTGGTGTGGAACCTCGGCCTGGTGTTGTACCCTCATATATGGGGGTAAGACCTCCCCTAAATGTGCATAACTCTCACCCACCGCATCTGCTGCCTAATTTTATGCAGCAGAAACATATGAGGAGCCAATTCCAGTCAATAAATACTAGCAATACTGTCAATAATCTAGGTCCAAATAGGTCTTTTTATATCCCTGAGCAGCAGATGGATGGTTTTGGAAACAAGGAGCTGAGTTCTACAAAGCTGCAACAATTGCCTAGTCAGCATGCAGGACTAATTCCTCTAAGCCAGGCACAAGTCACTCCTTTACAGCCACAATTTCTTCCATCTCAGGATGTGCATCAATCTGCAGCAGCTGTGTTGCCACCTCATTTTCTGGCAGCCCCTTTGAATCATGGATATAACTCACGAGGGCATGGTGCCACTGTTAGTACAGGTCCATCAAATCCTGTACCTGGTGTACAGTTGAATATCCTAAACAGGCCTTTACATTTACAGGGGGGCTCATTGCCACCTCTACCTCCTGGCCCCCCTCCCGTGCCACCACAAATGATGTCTCTCACACAAAATGCTGTTCCCGGTGTCTCTAGTCAACAGCCGAGCACTGCATTTCCTGGATTGTTTGATTCTCTCATGGCTCAGGGTTTGATCTCATTGAACAAACAGGCTCAG GATTCTGTAGGAGTTGAGTTTAATGCGGACCTTCTCAAGGTGCGTCATGAGTCTGCAATAAATGCCCTGTATGCTGATCTCCCCAGACAATGCACAACCTGTGGCCTTAGATTCAAAAGCCAAGAAGAGCACCGTAGTCATATGGATTGGCATGTAACTAAGAATCGTATGTCTAAAAACCGAAAGCAGAAGCCTTCTCGTAAGTGGTTTGTAAGTGTGAGTATGTGGCTCAGTGGTGCAGAAGCATTAGGAGCTGAAGCAGTTCCTGGGTTTTTACCTACCGAGTCCGTTGTAGAAAAGAAGGATGATGAAGAAATGGCTGTACCTGCTGATGAAGATCAGAATGCATGTGCATTATGTGGAGAGCCTTTTGAAGAGTTTTACAGTGATGAGGCAGAAGAATGGATGTATAAGGGGGCTATTTACTCAAATGCACCCAATGGCTTGACAGTAGGCATGGATAGGTCTCAGTTAGGCCCAATAGTGCATGCTAAGTGCCGGTCTGAATCTAGTGTGGTTTCCTCTGAAGATTTTAGACAAGAAGAAGGG GGAATTACTGCAGAGGGTAGTCAAAGAAAACGTATGCGGATTTAA
- the LOC115992005 gene encoding tryptophan synthase beta chain 1-like: MACNMRTDLLISQICPTSGHVSVKRRIGNASVVRAVVVDHNTLVKDIIGSTRSLIMRRPTLPKPQLVEETDHERKGCKGKFGRFGGNFVPETLISCLSDLDAEFNLVLHDAQFQAELATALRDYVGRETPLYFAERLTNHYKKNNNGEGPDIYLKREDLNHGGAHKINNAIAQAMIAKRLGRKSVVAATGAGQHGVATAAACAKLSLQCTIFMGTKDMEKQSSNLVLMKLLGAEVKSVDGNFKDATSEAFREWVGNLESSYYLTGTVVGPHPCPSMVREFQSVIGKETRRQAMEKWGGKPDVLVACVGSGSNALGLFHEFIKEKDVRLIGVEAGGFGLESDKHSATLAKGDVGVYHGTMSYLLQDEEGQIIRPHSVGVGLEYPAVGPELSFLKDTGRAEYYSVTDKEALDACQLLCRLEGIIPSLEASHALAFLNKLCPTLPTGTKVVVNCSGRGDKDAEMILNHKYYPMEKQFPASQNL, encoded by the exons atggcTTGTAATATGCGAACTGATCTTCTTATTTCCCAAATATGTCCAACCAGTGGACATGTTAGTGTTAAGAGAAGAATAGGCAATGCCTCTGTGGTTCGTGCTGTAGTTGTTGATCACAACACTTTGGTTAAGGATATTATCGGTTCGACTAGGAGTTTGATTATGAGGAGGCCGACATTGCCAAAGCCACAACTAGTTGAAGAAACTGATCATGAAAGGAAAGGATGTAAAGGAAAATTTGGGAGGTTTGGAGGGAATTTCGTGCCAGAGACATTGATTTCTTGCTTGAGCGATCTTGACGCTGAATTCAATTTGGTTTTGCATGACGCCCAGTTTCAG GCTGAGCTAGCAACGGCACTAAGAGACTATGTTGGGAGGGAAACACCTCTATACTTTGCCGAGCGGCTCACAAATCACTACAAGAAGAACAATAATGGAGAAGGCCCAGATATATATCTAAAAAGAGAAGATCTGAACCATGGTGGAGCACACAAGATCAACAACGCCATAGCCCAGGCCATGATTGCCAAACGTCTAGGCCGAAAAAGTGTTGTGGCAGCCACTGGTGCTGGACAACATGGTGTGGCCACAGCTGCTGCATGTGCCAAACTTTCTTTACAGTGCACAATCTTCATGGGCACCAAAGATATGGAGAAACAGTCTTCTAATTTGGTGTTGATGAAGTTGCTGGGCGCTGAG GTTAAATCAGTTGATGGAAATTTTAAGGATGCAACCTCGGAGGCCTTCAGGGAATGGGTGGGAAACTTAGAGAGCAGCTATTACTTGACAGGAACAGTAGTGGGGCCTCATCCATGTCCAAGCATGGTCAGAGAGTTTCAATCAGTGATTGGAAAAGAAACAAGGAGACAAGCAATGGAGAAATGGGGTGGCAAGCCTGATGTGTTGGTTGCATGTGTAGGGAGTGGCTCTAACGCATTGGGGTTGTTCCatgaatttattaaagaaaaagatgtGAGGTTGATTGGAGTTGAGGCTGGTGGGTTTGGCTTGGAAAGTGACAAGCACTCTGCAACTTTGGCTAAAGGTGATGTGGGAGTTTACCATGGAACCATGAGCTACTTGTTGCAAGATGAGGAAGGCCAAATTATAAGGCCACACTCAGTTGGCGTGGG GCTAGAGTACCCAGCTGTTGGCCCAGAGCTGAGCTTTCTTAAAGACACAGGGCGTGCAGAATACTACAGTGTCACGGATAAGGAAGCCCTAGATG CTTGCCAATTGTTATGCAGATTGGAAGGTATAATTCCATCGTTGGAGGCCTCTCATGCATTGGCGTTTCTGAATAAACTTTGCCCCACTTTGCCTACTGGTACAAAGGTTGTGGTAAATTGCAGTGGGCGTGGAGATAAGGATGCGGAAATGATTTTAAATCACAAATATTACCCAATGGAGAAACAGTTCCCTGCTTCTCAAAACTTGTAG